A section of the Jaculus jaculus isolate mJacJac1 chromosome 6, mJacJac1.mat.Y.cur, whole genome shotgun sequence genome encodes:
- the LOC101614769 gene encoding uncharacterized protein LOC101614769, giving the protein MGQTSSASSHSEAHDLASSIDTCPKNLKMESKIVSEETVTLIQSYLEAGNLHGAVITISEALRGIYTAPLNIAVAGETGSGKSSFINALRGVGHEEEGVAPTGMVETTMSRTPYEHPKFPNVTLWDLPGIGSTAFQPQDNLKKIKFEEYDFFIIVSSGCFKHSDAELAKAIAQMNRSFYFVRTHVDVDIMFLRKNYPRRINRQTALKQIRNSISSVLREVTQQEPPVFLVSNFDVSEYDFPELEATLLRELPAHKRHVFMLTLPSITEAIIDQRRDSLKQKIWQESLKPKAWTVFPFRGWTNTDMEKLEESLNLYRAYFGLDDASLGRMAEDLHLSVQKLKENMKSPHLFSVEKDEAVTDKVLKCAQQVYFSKTYYLQNHFIDIVANDVKTLLSEEELFTEHHLLHPARGHPCSSGPSPSMTQLLASSLDTFFKNFKKDNKILSEETITLIESHLENKKLQGAAAVINDALRDIENARLNIAVTGETGAGKSSFINALRGVGPEEEGAAPTGVVETTRKRTPYEHPKFPSVTIWDLPGIGSTTFQPQNYLTEMRFGEYDFFILISATRFKEVDAHLAKAIAKMNMNFYFVRTKVDNDISNEQRGKPRTFDRENVLKKIRDDSSKHLQAALSREPPVFLVSNFDVSDYDFPELEATLLRELPAHKRHVFMLSLHSVTEAAIDRKRDFLKQKVFLEALKAGAWATLPLGGLIRDNVENLEKTLNLYRSYFGLDDASLKNIAKDFEMSINDLKAYIKSPHLLKEEKDMPLEEKLLNWIERISSVTGGPLATGLYFRKTFYWQNHFIDTVASDAKALLNKEELFTEKVGSPELPPLTVLKQ; this is encoded by the exons ATGGGTCAGACTTCGTCTGCATCCTCTCATTCCGAGGCTCATGATTTGGCCTCCAGCATTGACACATGTCCTAAGAATCTCAAGATGGAAAGCAAAATCGTCTCTGAGGAAACCGTCACTTTGATTCAATCCTACTTGGAGGCAGGAAACCTTCACGGAGCAGTTATTACAATAAGTGAGGCTCTCAGAGGCATCTATACAGCCCCGCTGAACATTGCGGTGGCAGGGGAGACTGGGTCAGGGAAGTCCAGTTTCATCAATGCCCTGAGGGGTGTGGGACATGAAGAGGAAGGAGTAGCCCCCACGGGGATGGTAGAGACAACCATGAGCAGAACTCCATATGAACACCCAAAATTTCCCAATGTGACACTATGGGACCTGCCTGGCATTGGGTCCACTGCATTCCAACCACAAGATAAtctgaagaaaataaagtttGAGGAATATGACTTCTTCATTATTGTCTCTTCGGGATGCTTTAAACATAGTGATGCAGAGCTGGCCAAGGCTATTGCACAAATGAATAGGAGCTTCTACTTTGTTCGAACCCACGTAGACGTTGATATAATGTTCCTAAGAAAGAATTATCCTAGGAGAATCAACAGGCAGACAGCTTTAAAACAGATTCGAAATAGCATTTCAAGTGTGCTTCGGGAGGTTACCCAACAGGAGCCGCCCGTCTTCCTGGTCTCTAACTTTGATGTCTCTGAGTATGACTTCccagagctggaggccaccctccTGCGGGAGCTCCCGGCCCACAAGCGCCATGTCTTCATGCTTACTTTGCCATCCATCACCGAGGCCATCATAGATCAGAGGAGAGATTCCCTAAAGCAGAAGATCTGGCAGGAATCCCTGAAGCCTAAGGCCTGGACCGTCTTTCCATTTAGAGGCTGGACCAACACTGACATGGAGAAGCTTGAGGAGAGTTTGAATCTCTACAGAGCTTACTTTGGCCTGGATGATGCCTCATTGGGACGCATGGCTGAGGATTTGCACCTCTCGGTGCAGAAGCTCAAGGAGAACATGAAGTCTCCACATTTGTTTTCGGTAGAGAAGGACGAGGCCGTAACAGACAAAGTGTTGAAGTGCGCTCAGCAGGTTTACTTTTCAAAGACTTACTATTTGCAGAATCACTTCATTGATATTGTGGCAAATGATGTTAAAACTCTCCTCAGTGAAGAAGAGCTTTTCACAGAG CATCATCTACTGCACCCAGCCAGGGGTCACCCTTGCTCCTCAGGGCCTTCTCCTTCCATGACTCAGCTTCTGGCCTCCAGCCTCGACACATTCTTTAAAAACTTCAAGAAGGACAACAAAATCCTCTCAGAAGAAACCATCACTCTGATCGAAAGCCACCTGGAGAATAAGAAGCTGCAGGGAGCAGCTGCGGTAATCAACGATGCCCTGAGAGACATTGAGAATGCCCGGCTGAACATTGCTGTAACCGGGGAGACCGGGGCAGGGAAGTCCAGTTTCATCAATGCCCTGAGGGGTGTGGGACCTGAAGAGGAAGGAGCAGCTCCCACGGGGGTGGTGGAGACAACCAGGAAGAGAACGCCATATGAACACCCAAAGTTTCCCAGTGTGACCATATGGGACCTGCCTGGCATCGGGTCCACTACTTTCCAGCCGCAAAATTATCTAACAGAAATGAGGTTTGGGGAGTACGACTTCTTCATTCTCATCTCTGCTACTCGCTTTAAAGAAGTCGATGCACATCTGGCCAAAGCCATCGCAAAGATGAATATGAATTTCTACTTTGTCCGAACCAAAGTAGATAATGACATAAGTAATGAGCAAAGGGGTAAACCTAGGACTTTCGACAGGGAGAATGTCTTAAAGAAAATTCGAGACGACAGTTCAAAACATCTTCAGGCTGCCCTGTCCAGGGAGCCGCCCGTCTTCCTGGTCTCTAACTTTGATGTCTCTGACTATGACTTCccagagctggaggccaccctccTGCGGGAGCTCCCGGCCCACAAGCGCCACGTCTTCATGCTCTCCTTGCACAGTGTCACGGAGGCCGCCATCGACCGCAAGAGGGACTTCTTGAAGCAAAAAGTgtttctggaggccctgaagGCTGGAGCCTGGGCCACCCTTCCACTCGGGGGCTTGATCAGAGACAACGTGGAGAATCTGGAGAAGACCTTGAATCTCTACAGGTCTTACTTTGGGCTGGATGATGCGTCATTGAAAAACATTGCCAAGGATTTTGAAATGTCGATAAATGATCTCAAAGCATACATTAAGTCACCCCATttgctaaaagaagaaaaagatatgcCCTTAGAAGAAAAACTATTGAACTGGATTGAGCGCATTTCCTCAGTTACTGGGGGACCACTGGCCACTGGCCTTTACTTTAGAAAGACTTTCTATTGGCAAAATCATTTCATTGATACCGTGGCAAGTGACGCCAAAGCTCTGCTTAATAAGGAAGAGCTTTTTACAGAGAAGGTGGGATCACCAGAGCTACCACCACTGACTGTCCTGAAGCAATGA
- the LOC101615057 gene encoding LOW QUALITY PROTEIN: immunity-related GTPase family M protein-like (The sequence of the model RefSeq protein was modified relative to this genomic sequence to represent the inferred CDS: inserted 1 base in 1 codon; substituted 1 base at 1 genomic stop codon) translates to MGQMSRQRPCTVHILRFCPSHPAGCSILAEELSRNTERASKEGKLQEVVSVVRNAVRTFSLTPVSIAVTRDSGNGMSSFINALRVTGHEEEASAPPGVVRTTQTRACYSSPRFPSVVLGDLPGMGATAQSTENYLEEMQFSTXDLFIIIASEQFRSNHVKLARTFQKRGKKFYAVWTKLDRDLSRSVLSGVRLLQNIQRNIQENLQTASVQEPPIFLVSSLDPLSHDFPKLRDTLQKDLANIRCCGPLETLSYTCEKLIDEKVISQMGRMASGYLHNMLDIRDANELRGCLQACRXVDAESLQHVAQSTGALVMQYRAIMKCQDLHTLHTGDWRLTFMTYSAMNLLFRLLGHFPCLGHQVIHYFRGMKHRRILVLVAQDTKAILRKILKDSILSP, encoded by the exons ATGGGCCAAATGAGCAGGCAGCGG CCCTGCACTGTGCACATCCTACGCTTCTGTCCGTCACACCCTGCGGGCTGCAGCATCTTAGCTGAGGAGCTTAGCAGGAATACTGAGAGGGCCTCGAAGGAAGGGAAGCTGCAGGAAGTGGTGTCTGTGGTCCGGAACGCTGTGAGGACATTCTCCCTAACACCGGTGAGCATCGCTGTGACCCGAGACTCGGGCAATGGTATGTCATCCTTCATCAATGCGCTCCGAGTCACTGGACATGAGGAAGAGGCTTCAGCTCCCCCTGGGGTAGTGAGGACCACCCAGACACGCGCCTGCTACTCTTCTCCCCGCTTTCCCAGTGTGGTATTGGGGGACCTGCCTGGCATGGGGGCTACAGCCCAGAGCACGGAGAACTATCTGGAAGAGATGCAGTTCAGCACATAGGACTTATTCATCATCATTGCATCTGAACAGTTCAGATCTAATCATGTGAAGCTTGCCAGAACCTTCCAGAAGAGGGGAAAGAAGTTCTATGCTGTCTGGACCAAGCTGGACCGAGACCTCAGCCGAAGTGTCCTGTCAGGGGTCCGGCTTCTCCAGAACATCCAAAGGAATATTCAGGAAAATCTCCAGACGGCGAGCGTGCAGGAGCCCCCCATATTCCTGGTATCCAGCCTTGACCCTTTATCACATGACTTCCCAAAACTTAGGGACACACTGCAAAAAgaccttgccaacatcaggtgctGTGGTCCCTTAGAGACCCTCTCCTACACCTGTGAGAAGCTCATTGATGAAAAAGTGATCTCACAGATGGGGAGGATGGCCAGTGGGTATTTGCACAATATGCTTGACATCAGGGATGCCAATGAGCTCAGGGGGTGTCTGCAAGCCTGCC GTGTGGACGCTGAGTCACTTCAGCATGTGGCTCAGAGCACGGGGGCACTGGTAATGCAGTACAGGGCCATCATGAAGTGTCAGGACCTTCACACACTCCACACAGGGGACTGGAGACTGACATTTATGACTTACTCAGCCATGAACTTACTCTTCAGGCTTCTTGGGCATTTCCCATGCCTGGGTCATCAGGTCATCCACTACTTCAGAGGCATGAAACACAGGCGCATCCTTGTATTAGTTGCCCAGGAcaccaaggccatcctgaggaaAATTCTGAAAGATTCCATCCTCTCTCCCTGA